A single genomic interval of Granulicella tundricola MP5ACTX9 harbors:
- a CDS encoding alpha/beta fold hydrolase — MKASRTLTRLIAIALLIFLVAVIGGATFNALAIRHYRKIAGLPGKVCDVNGHSLHLYCTGEGSPTILLSSGLGDDFLGWVKVQPVLSKQTRVCSYDRAGFGWSDSGAGVQDANAISLQLHQLLEAAAIQRPFVLVGHSISGIYLRSYATHYPADLAGLVFVDGATPLQDDRIPKQLVKIQEQQRRQMPWQKLLMSVGWYRLRGICTSIPSGAEAYTAWIKADSCIPSRWMRWRMNSMPSESPEKRRFTRVHSVIFRF, encoded by the coding sequence ATGAAAGCCAGCAGGACTCTGACAAGACTCATCGCAATCGCACTTCTGATCTTTCTTGTAGCCGTCATTGGAGGAGCTACATTCAACGCATTGGCGATTCGTCATTACCGGAAAATCGCTGGCCTGCCGGGGAAAGTCTGTGACGTGAACGGCCATTCGCTGCACCTCTACTGCACCGGAGAGGGTTCGCCGACGATCCTACTGAGCTCAGGCCTGGGCGATGACTTTCTTGGCTGGGTGAAAGTACAGCCCGTCTTGTCAAAGCAGACGCGGGTTTGCTCCTACGACCGTGCTGGGTTTGGCTGGAGTGACTCAGGGGCCGGCGTTCAAGATGCCAACGCCATCTCATTGCAACTCCACCAACTGCTTGAGGCGGCTGCCATTCAACGTCCCTTTGTCCTTGTGGGGCACTCCATCTCGGGGATCTATCTGCGGTCCTATGCGACGCATTATCCTGCTGATTTGGCCGGCCTTGTCTTCGTCGATGGCGCCACGCCGCTTCAGGATGACAGAATCCCAAAGCAACTCGTGAAGATCCAAGAGCAGCAACGTCGTCAGATGCCTTGGCAGAAGTTGCTCATGTCGGTTGGCTGGTATCGACTCCGAGGGATATGCACTTCGATTCCATCAGGCGCTGAAGCTTATACCGCGTGGATCAAGGCGGATTCATGTATTCCGTCCAGGTGGATGCGATGGAGAATGAACTCGATGCCGAGCGAGTCTCCGGAGAAGAGACGGTTCACGCGGGTCCATTCGGTGATCTTCCGATTCTGA
- a CDS encoding helix-turn-helix domain-containing protein, with product MKSRESTVKLRYPGGRFRREWISDAAGWQSLRLRISEWHLTSADVIEPPPSDDPSFSVLLNSAFHLDERFRGQWRGQLYTKGTGELSPARHQRRLRQNFVGQGSLNTLGVHIPQATVDRVAQELSTPGNAVGSSLQDLPFMDDRPLSGFSFTVLAALRDKAPDFYAQSAAQWLAAHLLLGPFKAFEWHQSLTHERVSDHRLIRVLEYIDAHLSEHLDLRILSQEAGLSPFHFAALFNKAVGATPHRHVHHLRMKTAQSMLRTTDKSTLEIALACGFGSASHFASAFRREFLQTPTEYRSSQQFSEITSS from the coding sequence ATGAAGAGTCGAGAGAGTACAGTCAAATTGCGTTACCCCGGCGGCCGTTTCCGGCGTGAGTGGATAAGCGATGCTGCAGGGTGGCAGTCACTGCGTCTCCGCATAAGCGAGTGGCATCTCACCTCCGCAGATGTCATTGAACCACCACCGTCTGATGATCCGTCGTTCAGTGTGCTGCTCAACTCAGCTTTTCACTTGGATGAACGTTTTCGAGGGCAGTGGCGCGGGCAACTGTACACCAAGGGGACTGGAGAACTCTCCCCGGCTCGTCACCAGCGGCGCCTCCGGCAAAACTTTGTTGGGCAAGGGTCCCTTAATACCCTGGGGGTCCACATTCCTCAAGCTACCGTGGACCGTGTAGCGCAAGAGTTATCAACGCCGGGAAACGCAGTGGGAAGTTCTCTCCAAGACCTGCCGTTTATGGATGATCGCCCACTTAGCGGGTTTAGCTTTACGGTATTGGCCGCACTCAGAGACAAGGCACCTGATTTTTACGCGCAGTCGGCCGCACAATGGCTTGCTGCTCATCTTCTACTTGGCCCGTTCAAGGCCTTCGAATGGCATCAATCTCTGACACACGAGCGGGTCTCCGACCACCGATTAATCAGGGTCTTGGAATACATCGACGCTCATCTATCGGAGCACCTCGACCTCCGCATCCTTTCGCAAGAAGCAGGTCTGAGTCCATTTCACTTTGCCGCACTATTCAATAAGGCGGTAGGAGCGACTCCGCACCGTCATGTACATCACCTGAGAATGAAGACCGCACAATCCATGCTCAGGACAACAGACAAAAGTACCCTTGAAATTGCTTTGGCCTGCGGGTTCGGAAGCGCCTCCCATTTTGCGAGTGCATTCCGTCGAGAATTCTTGCAAACCCCGACGGAATACAGATCGTCACAACAATTCTCCGAAATAACCTCCAGTTAG
- a CDS encoding SRPBCC domain-containing protein: MKDLIQWEAVKWPDDMAPSRCPIHFTNERQVAASSKTIWSLLTDPYAWPHFYPGVEQAPSLQGSNSLSLGVRFETKLAGQQVLASVQEFEPLTRIAWYGGPIDSEESKAYHAWIITPTPSGCHLRTEETMRGPLWIELAKKAPDAFWLTHEKLLASLANIAEERTNHRNEEETDK, translated from the coding sequence ATGAAGGATTTGATTCAGTGGGAAGCAGTCAAATGGCCTGACGACATGGCTCCCAGTCGCTGTCCCATCCATTTCACCAACGAGCGCCAAGTAGCAGCATCTTCTAAAACCATTTGGTCGCTACTCACAGACCCCTACGCTTGGCCCCACTTCTATCCAGGCGTCGAACAGGCTCCATCGCTTCAGGGAAGTAATTCGCTCAGCTTGGGAGTTCGGTTCGAAACCAAACTGGCTGGACAACAGGTACTCGCATCGGTGCAAGAATTCGAGCCTCTGACGCGGATCGCTTGGTACGGTGGTCCAATTGACTCGGAAGAGTCCAAGGCTTACCACGCTTGGATCATTACGCCCACTCCTAGTGGGTGCCACCTCCGGACCGAGGAGACGATGAGAGGTCCCCTTTGGATTGAATTAGCCAAGAAAGCTCCCGACGCTTTCTGGCTTACGCACGAAAAACTTCTCGCGAGCCTCGCGAACATCGCGGAAGAGCGGACAAACCATCGCAATGAAGAAGAGACGGATAAATAG
- a CDS encoding NADPH-dependent F420 reductase, with amino-acid sequence MGYAIIGSGNVGKALATAFARKNLEVAIASRRSVELLEPIAKAIGPTIIPKALKDAVEADIIFLAIPFGTQKEVAKAARSWQGKIVIDVINAYGVSPEELEDLPSSVVVSHSFPGATLVKAFNHLPAEVLAQDPKVKDGRRVVFLSSDDESAADKVATLVERLGFAPVKLGKLTEGGLLVQARGKTWAQLIFQDFVKF; translated from the coding sequence ATGGGTTACGCAATTATTGGTTCCGGCAATGTCGGCAAAGCACTCGCTACCGCGTTTGCACGCAAGAATCTTGAAGTCGCAATAGCAAGCAGACGATCGGTCGAGCTGCTCGAACCCATCGCAAAGGCAATCGGACCAACAATCATTCCCAAAGCTTTGAAGGACGCAGTCGAAGCGGACATCATTTTCTTGGCAATCCCTTTCGGAACCCAGAAGGAAGTTGCCAAAGCTGCCCGCAGTTGGCAGGGCAAGATAGTGATCGACGTAATCAACGCTTATGGCGTTTCTCCAGAGGAACTAGAGGATCTTCCGTCCTCTGTAGTCGTCTCTCACTCCTTTCCCGGAGCGACGTTGGTAAAAGCCTTCAACCATTTGCCCGCCGAAGTCTTGGCCCAAGACCCAAAGGTTAAGGACGGGCGGCGCGTTGTCTTTCTCTCAAGTGACGATGAAAGTGCCGCAGACAAAGTAGCAACTCTGGTTGAACGACTTGGCTTCGCTCCTGTCAAACTTGGCAAGCTCACAGAGGGAGGCTTGCTGGTACAAGCGCGAGGAAAGACTTGGGCGCAGCTGATCTTTCAGGATTTCGTCAAGTTCTAG
- a CDS encoding polysaccharide deacetylase family protein, with protein MQPTVSFWPNGARLAVSFSLMFEGGGQPISGAPGFFEEPMEKGLPDLATNGVFQYGIYEGIPRILDLMDKHQVKLSSFMIGQAVDKAPDLAREIVRRGHEAGAHGRSWQNSYLLDRESERRFIVDGMESIQRATGQTPVGWNAYFVRNSPHTLDILQSLGFVYHIDEPSADQPFIIKLKGGDFVTVPYTLHLNDIASFTFVGWNPVAYEQALRDEFDQLYEEGAHRRRMMVIGLHDRISGHANRVRVLDRFLTYARSKTDVWFARKDEIAALALEHRDITPIYERGAPTTTGLPGSAA; from the coding sequence ATGCAACCAACCGTCTCGTTCTGGCCTAATGGTGCCCGCCTCGCCGTCAGCTTCTCGCTGATGTTCGAGGGCGGGGGGCAGCCGATATCAGGCGCACCGGGGTTTTTCGAAGAGCCAATGGAAAAGGGCCTGCCCGATTTGGCGACCAACGGTGTTTTCCAGTACGGCATTTACGAGGGCATTCCTCGGATACTCGACCTGATGGATAAACATCAGGTGAAACTCTCATCTTTCATGATCGGCCAAGCCGTAGACAAGGCCCCGGACCTCGCTCGCGAGATCGTAAGACGCGGCCATGAAGCTGGCGCTCATGGCCGCTCTTGGCAGAACAGCTATCTTCTCGATCGAGAAAGCGAACGACGGTTCATTGTCGATGGCATGGAGAGCATTCAAAGGGCTACCGGTCAGACACCAGTTGGATGGAACGCCTACTTCGTTCGCAACTCACCGCATACGCTCGACATACTTCAGAGTCTCGGCTTCGTTTACCACATTGATGAACCAAGTGCAGACCAGCCGTTCATTATCAAACTGAAGGGCGGCGATTTTGTGACAGTACCGTACACTCTGCATCTGAACGACATTGCTTCGTTCACGTTTGTGGGGTGGAATCCGGTCGCTTACGAGCAGGCACTTAGAGACGAATTCGACCAACTCTATGAGGAGGGCGCTCACCGCAGACGAATGATGGTCATTGGTCTGCACGACCGCATCTCGGGTCACGCCAACCGTGTCCGCGTGCTTGATCGCTTTCTCACCTACGCACGATCCAAAACCGATGTATGGTTCGCCCGCAAAGATGAGATCGCGGCCTTGGCGCTGGAGCATAGGGACATTACGCCAATCTACGAACGCGGCGCACCGACAACTACCGGCCTGCCGGGCTCCGCTGCATAA
- a CDS encoding SRPBCC domain-containing protein: MYNHVIWPHRFDPKTSAIYALNDIDVKAPPEMIWKLLVDAEHWSSYFPAENQVKILSGEAELELGTKWTRMTVGIPTRLIVTEYEPNTRLSWSTTVDGDETGSSAYHGWVITPTDRGCHVLSEETQQGPYFLEALGRKHPGGLYSYHQEWVEKLARAAEAEAAKTEG; the protein is encoded by the coding sequence ATGTATAACCACGTGATTTGGCCACACCGCTTTGATCCAAAAACCTCTGCGATCTACGCACTCAACGACATTGACGTGAAAGCGCCGCCTGAAATGATTTGGAAATTGTTAGTAGACGCCGAGCATTGGTCGAGCTACTTTCCTGCCGAAAATCAAGTGAAGATCCTGAGTGGCGAGGCGGAACTGGAGCTCGGGACAAAATGGACCCGGATGACCGTTGGCATTCCCACAAGACTTATCGTTACGGAGTATGAGCCGAACACAAGACTTTCGTGGTCGACAACAGTCGATGGCGATGAAACGGGTTCTAGCGCCTATCACGGTTGGGTCATAACGCCCACGGACAGAGGTTGTCATGTCCTTTCTGAGGAGACGCAGCAAGGCCCCTATTTTCTTGAGGCGCTCGGGCGGAAACATCCCGGTGGTCTCTACAGCTATCACCAGGAATGGGTCGAAAAGCTTGCGCGCGCAGCAGAGGCGGAAGCCGCCAAGACAGAGGGCTGA
- a CDS encoding nuclear transport factor 2 family protein yields the protein MANTDIEKVLTFLHGLSSGDPELATAQIDPKRYVEHNPRSGDGTDGLRGFFIRSSKEEHHLQVIRAFHDGPYVFTHAEGVVLGQNIFFDLFRLEAGFITEHWVLSANSAHPNESGHTQTDGPTEADLSVDSDENKALVRRYYETVHVGGDHSKIPQYFEGDHCIRHEPGVRDGVSNFKQDLERLVKNRTIDEIKFVLGQGDFVFILANGTHQGEPCAYVDLYRVDGSKIAERWGFPEEIPSEADRKNSIKLL from the coding sequence ATGGCAAACACTGACATCGAAAAGGTACTCACCTTCCTTCATGGGCTTAGCTCCGGGGATCCGGAACTTGCGACCGCACAAATCGACCCGAAGAGGTACGTAGAACACAATCCGCGCTCCGGCGATGGGACTGATGGCCTGAGAGGCTTTTTCATTCGTTCGTCCAAAGAGGAACACCATCTTCAGGTAATTCGAGCCTTCCATGACGGTCCCTACGTGTTTACTCACGCTGAGGGAGTGGTCCTCGGTCAGAACATCTTCTTCGACCTTTTCCGACTTGAGGCCGGCTTCATTACAGAACATTGGGTCCTTTCGGCGAATTCGGCTCATCCGAATGAGAGTGGGCACACTCAGACCGATGGTCCCACCGAAGCAGATCTTTCAGTGGACTCAGACGAGAACAAAGCACTTGTCAGGAGATACTACGAGACCGTCCACGTTGGTGGGGACCATAGCAAGATTCCGCAATATTTTGAGGGAGACCACTGCATCCGCCACGAGCCCGGCGTGCGCGACGGAGTCTCAAACTTCAAACAAGATCTGGAACGACTGGTGAAGAACAGAACAATCGATGAAATCAAATTTGTCTTGGGGCAGGGCGATTTCGTTTTCATTCTAGCCAATGGGACGCATCAAGGAGAACCTTGCGCCTACGTCGATTTGTATCGAGTCGATGGTTCGAAGATTGCTGAGCGCTGGGGATTCCCTGAAGAGATACCCTCTGAAGCGGACAGGAAAAACAGTATCAAACTCCTCTAG
- a CDS encoding TetR/AcrR family transcriptional regulator: MANKHMKTANGKTGRPISFDKNAALEAAMLLFWERGFEGTSMADLTQAMGLNPSSIYAAFGDKHALFSNAVKRYLETRTQYATDALGEPTLEKAVRALFHNTIAFLTTPGHPSTCMTLAGAMGCSVDATPARDLMTEIRRHNEVEMKDRFLEARKSGELTKDINVDDYTRYISMMVAGLSVQAANGSTKTELKRTAELALHYLGY, translated from the coding sequence GTGGCGAACAAACATATGAAGACAGCGAACGGAAAAACGGGACGACCGATCAGTTTTGACAAGAACGCGGCGTTAGAGGCGGCAATGCTCCTTTTTTGGGAACGAGGCTTCGAGGGTACTTCGATGGCCGACCTGACTCAAGCAATGGGTTTGAATCCCTCTAGCATTTATGCAGCCTTCGGTGACAAACACGCATTGTTTTCAAACGCGGTAAAGCGTTACTTGGAGACTCGCACGCAATATGCAACGGATGCACTGGGTGAACCCACACTCGAAAAGGCAGTTCGGGCGCTCTTCCACAACACGATTGCGTTTCTCACGACGCCTGGCCATCCCTCCACTTGCATGACGCTGGCCGGGGCGATGGGTTGCAGCGTGGACGCGACGCCCGCTCGCGACCTCATGACAGAAATTCGAAGGCATAATGAAGTCGAAATGAAAGACCGCTTCCTCGAAGCCCGAAAAAGCGGAGAGCTGACTAAAGACATCAACGTGGACGACTATACCCGCTATATCTCCATGATGGTCGCTGGCCTATCCGTCCAAGCAGCAAACGGCTCGACCAAGACCGAGCTAAAGCGGACGGCCGAACTAGCCCTTCACTACCTTGGATACTGA